Proteins encoded within one genomic window of [Enterobacter] lignolyticus SCF1:
- a CDS encoding ATP-binding protein, translating to MSDTNLNGPANGGGAATSGGILFEQKLGAHFAAQILSGSRLDARLGLGEASPVWLRFETEAPVDDILVATSAEGFIAVQAKTTLSLSDDKASPFYRTVEQFVRHWLTCRDGNGSLEWNRPLDSSKDRLVLAVSTRAPASIREDLPAALSLFSQHGCGAMNQQQVKVFSIFENCISTVWNSITSDPQPPHLASELCRLVVVLIVDAGNMTSPACLQLAQSLAEGSDAATAFSIFTDICGEMMSRRGGGDLSVFRNGLAGKGIKLAASPRYKNDIARLQQHSQEIADSLNRYEAIESQIGQPVTLRRECQSDVEQAVQSGSLLIIGEPGAGKSGVLNALARNLRNRGDDVLELAVDHYSVESLEGLSRELRLDHSLTDVLEAWDGTSDGWLIIDALDATRGGKGEAVFRPLIEQVLNQKGRWRVIASIRSFDLRMGRKLRDLFKGHPPVAERADMQFSSVRHIVIPPRWSDKEFSRLLEQSAALATALGQTSDRLHDLAKVPFNTRLLADLVSQYADINLSRISSQSELLKLYWQYRVDQYGLNAQQCLKVLVDHMIGTRSLRAPSLLTEADADMIDTLSREGVVVRDANDRWVQFRHHLLFDYAAAKVSFDPDALIAGTLRFPKQQAQGLMLSPALGFVLQEIWDYDENHHSFWQAVSHLVNDNDGDPIIRSSTGRIAAEYPVAQNDLLWLAERVAMDDQNVISTLGHLCGALAIRFEDEKEVALLPWVHLVSALTPEIDKVAETLRFLLHPLTKRVTAPDLRNMLGTASRTVLSYGFKQSEPGYFVRSAIPYVADTINTDVDASCCLLEQIISVERLQHFGSEEVPVLCYNIKKIADRAPAFVAKVFGFVYSYDVTEERETTLGNSRILPLRSNARQDYESARYSLGEYFSRFLEQHPDQAIDAAVSALNGYVARRHPVDSPVMLLSISGNDISLKADHSHIWAYNPTGEHAHDGEVLVKKLFQHLKSTTEADVLVLAQLIRQKASLAIFWARLFLAANERNDSLVDFLWSIAAQEAFIRNEDTRKDAIDLVSKGIARRPVEERQMLENTAFQYNFSGYIYPEEAKERLLYRLFNAIGADNLSTEAAREFLKNTRGDNDTSGNKRLFDVSPVSVSTDIPYDFIEGLDRNEPANAMLINAVKTTKAALGLTANNTLSSELLLEDVFGILEQLREQLNSASIHPYVRTTAEDVIVQACSAVVGQKLLPLVNANRADELTSHFLALLHMTSRAISPTVNEDTEDDFANSVSWGSPAPRIDAAQVFLDVIPLRPDLYDRLKPDIERVLIDPHPAVRLQASIRLLRLWDIDPDGVWRYLNERVEQEINTGIIEHMVGYGIRYLLYTDPMRSFCLIQKLLGRFSHDPERQKRIRKIVSIDLVILWVNHENREAHDILQCWIAAPTVYSDELNQILFTLRDRFVLGFAEQSTQKDIGIRRRALDMAYSIIDAAGKKLEEYVPRTDLTETNQEEVRRCFAIIDGACLQLRFACEGKHNPAKPLVEHEELKQFINETELHMRRIGDCSTPQTIYYLLELLETLVPVDPAKCFDLMAHALHHGTKFGFQNEHMGMVQLVKMMGVFLADYKTIFEDEHRRARLIESLDIFMDAGWPAARRLLYRLPELIQ from the coding sequence TTGTCTGATACGAATCTGAACGGTCCCGCAAATGGTGGGGGAGCAGCAACCAGTGGCGGTATTTTATTTGAGCAAAAACTGGGCGCTCACTTTGCTGCTCAGATACTGTCTGGTAGCCGACTGGATGCACGATTAGGATTGGGCGAGGCTTCTCCCGTCTGGCTGCGTTTTGAAACCGAAGCGCCGGTTGACGATATATTGGTCGCCACATCCGCAGAGGGTTTTATCGCTGTTCAGGCGAAAACAACGCTTTCACTTTCAGATGATAAAGCAAGTCCTTTTTACCGGACTGTGGAGCAGTTTGTCCGGCACTGGCTAACATGCCGGGATGGTAATGGTTCTCTGGAATGGAACCGGCCTCTTGATTCCAGTAAAGATCGTCTGGTTTTAGCCGTAAGTACCAGAGCACCAGCTTCAATTCGGGAAGATCTTCCTGCTGCCTTATCTCTTTTTTCTCAGCACGGCTGCGGAGCAATGAATCAACAGCAGGTAAAGGTGTTCAGCATTTTTGAGAACTGTATTTCCACGGTCTGGAACAGCATAACGTCTGATCCCCAGCCTCCTCATCTTGCTTCTGAACTTTGCCGCCTGGTTGTTGTTTTGATTGTAGATGCGGGAAATATGACGTCACCGGCCTGTTTACAGCTTGCTCAGAGTCTTGCTGAAGGTTCAGATGCAGCGACAGCATTCAGTATTTTTACCGACATTTGCGGAGAAATGATGTCCCGTCGCGGCGGCGGCGATCTGTCAGTATTTCGCAACGGACTTGCGGGAAAAGGGATCAAACTCGCTGCGTCTCCTCGATACAAGAATGATATTGCCCGACTACAGCAGCATTCTCAGGAGATTGCTGATTCCCTTAACCGATATGAGGCCATTGAAAGTCAGATAGGTCAACCCGTTACCCTTCGCAGAGAATGCCAGAGTGACGTTGAGCAAGCCGTACAGTCAGGTTCACTATTGATCATTGGTGAACCGGGGGCCGGTAAAAGCGGAGTGTTGAATGCGCTGGCCCGCAACCTGCGCAATCGCGGGGACGATGTTCTTGAACTGGCAGTCGATCACTATTCGGTTGAGTCACTCGAAGGACTGAGCCGTGAGCTCCGGCTTGACCATAGCCTGACGGATGTACTGGAAGCATGGGATGGCACTTCTGACGGCTGGCTGATTATTGATGCACTGGATGCGACCCGTGGAGGCAAAGGTGAGGCCGTTTTTCGTCCTCTGATTGAACAAGTACTGAATCAAAAGGGGCGATGGCGTGTTATTGCCTCTATTCGCAGTTTCGATTTACGTATGGGAAGGAAACTTCGCGATCTGTTTAAAGGTCATCCTCCAGTGGCCGAACGTGCCGATATGCAGTTTTCTTCGGTTCGCCATATTGTTATTCCACCACGCTGGTCAGATAAGGAATTCAGCCGGTTACTGGAACAATCAGCGGCGCTGGCAACAGCACTGGGTCAAACTTCTGACAGGCTTCACGATTTAGCGAAAGTACCGTTTAATACACGATTGCTGGCAGACCTGGTTTCGCAATATGCGGATATTAATCTGAGTCGTATTTCATCCCAGAGCGAATTATTAAAACTCTACTGGCAGTACCGCGTTGATCAATATGGGCTGAATGCCCAACAGTGTCTTAAGGTACTGGTTGATCACATGATTGGTACGCGTTCACTCAGGGCACCCTCCCTGTTGACGGAAGCGGATGCTGACATGATTGATACACTCTCTCGTGAAGGCGTTGTCGTCAGGGATGCTAACGATCGCTGGGTGCAGTTTCGTCATCATCTGCTCTTTGACTATGCAGCGGCAAAAGTTTCATTCGATCCCGACGCACTCATTGCGGGAACCTTGCGTTTCCCTAAACAGCAGGCGCAGGGATTGATGCTTTCTCCCGCATTGGGTTTTGTGCTTCAGGAAATTTGGGATTATGACGAAAATCATCACAGTTTCTGGCAGGCTGTAAGTCATCTGGTTAATGATAACGATGGCGATCCGATTATCCGTAGTTCAACAGGCCGGATTGCGGCTGAATATCCTGTTGCACAAAACGACCTGCTCTGGCTTGCTGAACGTGTGGCAATGGACGATCAGAACGTTATTTCCACGCTCGGCCATCTCTGCGGTGCTCTGGCAATACGATTTGAAGATGAAAAAGAAGTGGCCCTACTTCCATGGGTACATCTGGTATCGGCTTTAACGCCTGAAATCGATAAGGTTGCCGAGACGTTGCGATTTTTGCTGCACCCGCTGACTAAGCGGGTGACTGCTCCTGATTTACGCAATATGCTGGGTACAGCCAGTCGAACAGTGCTTTCTTATGGCTTTAAGCAGAGTGAGCCGGGCTATTTTGTCAGAAGTGCTATCCCCTACGTTGCAGATACGATCAATACCGATGTTGATGCATCTTGTTGTTTACTGGAACAGATTATTTCCGTCGAACGTCTCCAGCATTTTGGTTCAGAAGAAGTTCCTGTACTCTGTTACAATATCAAAAAAATAGCAGATCGTGCGCCTGCGTTTGTTGCCAAAGTATTCGGGTTTGTCTATAGCTACGATGTCACCGAAGAACGGGAAACAACGCTGGGAAACAGTCGAATTCTGCCTCTGAGATCAAATGCCCGACAGGACTATGAATCGGCACGCTATTCACTCGGTGAGTATTTCTCCCGTTTTCTCGAACAACACCCCGATCAGGCTATTGATGCCGCCGTCAGTGCTTTAAATGGATATGTTGCCCGGCGTCATCCTGTCGATTCCCCTGTGATGCTTTTATCCATTTCCGGGAATGATATATCTCTTAAAGCCGATCACAGCCACATCTGGGCGTACAATCCTACAGGCGAACACGCGCATGACGGAGAAGTACTGGTTAAGAAACTATTTCAGCATTTGAAAAGTACGACTGAAGCAGACGTGTTAGTTCTCGCACAACTTATTCGTCAAAAAGCCTCACTGGCAATCTTCTGGGCCAGGCTCTTTCTGGCAGCAAATGAACGTAATGATAGCCTAGTTGATTTTCTCTGGTCCATTGCAGCGCAGGAAGCGTTTATCCGGAACGAAGATACTCGTAAAGATGCTATCGATTTGGTCAGCAAAGGAATTGCCCGGCGTCCAGTGGAGGAACGGCAAATGCTGGAGAATACAGCATTCCAGTATAATTTCTCTGGCTATATTTACCCGGAAGAAGCAAAGGAACGACTGTTATATCGCCTGTTCAACGCGATTGGCGCAGATAATCTTTCTACTGAAGCAGCCCGGGAATTTCTGAAAAATACGCGGGGGGATAATGACACATCAGGCAATAAAAGACTTTTCGATGTTTCCCCGGTCAGTGTTAGTACGGATATACCTTATGATTTTATCGAAGGTTTGGATCGAAATGAACCAGCCAATGCTATGCTTATCAATGCTGTCAAAACAACAAAAGCTGCGCTGGGGCTAACAGCGAATAATACACTTTCGTCTGAATTATTGCTGGAAGATGTTTTTGGCATTCTCGAGCAGCTTCGCGAACAGCTCAACTCTGCAAGTATTCATCCCTATGTACGCACAACCGCAGAGGATGTTATTGTTCAGGCCTGCTCAGCTGTTGTTGGACAAAAATTATTACCGCTTGTAAATGCTAACCGGGCAGATGAACTAACCTCTCATTTTTTGGCTCTATTACATATGACCTCGCGTGCAATATCTCCAACGGTCAATGAAGATACCGAGGATGATTTTGCAAACAGCGTCAGTTGGGGCTCTCCTGCACCGAGGATTGATGCTGCACAAGTTTTTCTGGATGTTATTCCTTTACGTCCCGATTTGTACGACCGACTGAAACCTGATATCGAAAGGGTACTGATTGACCCTCACCCGGCCGTTCGCCTTCAGGCATCAATACGCCTGTTACGGTTGTGGGATATTGATCCAGATGGCGTATGGCGCTATCTGAATGAACGCGTGGAGCAGGAAATCAATACCGGCATAATAGAGCATATGGTTGGGTATGGGATAAGATATCTGTTATATACCGACCCGATGCGCTCTTTCTGCCTTATTCAGAAACTGCTGGGACGCTTTAGTCACGATCCTGAACGTCAGAAACGTATTCGCAAGATAGTTAGCATCGATCTGGTAATTCTCTGGGTAAACCATGAAAACAGAGAAGCACACGATATTCTTCAGTGCTGGATCGCCGCTCCCACTGTTTATAGTGATGAGCTTAATCAAATCTTGTTTACATTAAGGGATAGATTCGTTCTTGGTTTTGCCGAACAGAGTACGCAGAAGGATATCGGAATCAGACGCCGGGCGTTAGATATGGCCTATAGCATCATTGATGCTGCCGGGAAAAAACTGGAAGAGTACGTCCCACGTACTGACCTGACAGAGACTAACCAGGAAGAAGTAAGACGCTGTTTTGCAATTATAGATGGAGCATGTCTACAACTTCGCTTTGCTTGTGAAGGAAAACATAATCCTGCCAAGCCATTAGTAGAACATGAAGAACTTAAGCAATTTATAAACGAAACTGAATTGCACATGCGGCGCATTGGTGATTGCAGCACGCCACAGACCATTTACTACCTTCTGGAATTGCTTGAAACACTGGTTCCTGTCGATCCAGCCAAGTGTTTTGATCTGATGGCTCATGCATTACATCACGGAACAAAATTTGGTTTCCAGAATGAGCATATGGGGATGGTACAACTGGTAAAAATGATGGGTGTCTTTCTTGCTGACTATAAAACTATTTTTGAAGATGAGCACCGACGCGCCCGCTTGATAGAAAGTCTGGATATTTTTATGGATGCTGGCTGGCCCGCTGCCAGACGTCTGCTTTACCGGTTACCGGAATTGATCCAATGA
- a CDS encoding AbrB/MazE/SpoVT family DNA-binding domain-containing protein: MYTTRLKKVGGSVMLAVPPAVLKTLALSADSEVGMTIDNGRIIIEPQKRPQYSLAELLAQCDPQAEISDEEREWVDSPAAGRELL, from the coding sequence ATGTATACCACTCGCCTGAAAAAGGTCGGCGGATCCGTCATGCTGGCCGTCCCGCCCGCCGTGCTGAAAACGCTGGCGCTGTCGGCAGACAGCGAAGTCGGCATGACCATTGATAATGGTCGCATCATTATTGAACCGCAAAAGCGGCCTCAGTATTCGCTGGCGGAGCTGCTGGCGCAGTGCGATCCGCAGGCTGAAATCAGCGATGAAGAGCGAGAATGGGTTGACTCGCCTGCCGCCGGGAGGGAGCTTCTGTAA
- a CDS encoding type II toxin-antitoxin system PemK/MazF family toxin: MERGEVWLVSLDPTAGHEQSGKRPVLIVSPAAFNQITRLPVVLPITTGGNFARTAGFAVSLDGAGTKTTGVIRCDQPRTIDMAARHGKRLERLPDGIINDVLARLATILT, encoded by the coding sequence ATGGAGAGAGGAGAGGTCTGGCTCGTTTCGCTTGATCCTACCGCCGGACATGAGCAAAGCGGAAAACGCCCGGTGCTTATCGTTTCTCCGGCTGCGTTTAACCAAATCACGCGGTTACCCGTGGTTCTTCCGATAACAACGGGTGGGAACTTTGCCCGTACTGCGGGGTTCGCCGTGTCTCTGGATGGGGCGGGAACGAAAACAACGGGCGTCATTCGCTGCGATCAGCCGAGAACCATTGATATGGCGGCCAGACACGGTAAGCGGCTTGAGCGTCTGCCTGACGGGATCATCAACGACGTGCTGGCAAGACTGGCGACCATCCTGACCTGA
- a CDS encoding NAD(P)/FAD-dependent oxidoreductase — MTEHTTSYYAASANQYEPFPVLTESVTCDVCVVGGGYTGLSSALHLAELGYDVVLLESARIGFGASGRNGGQLVNSYSRDIDVIESSYGPDAARMLGSMMFEGGNIIRERIQRYQIECDYRPGGLFVALNHKQMETLEEQKANWERYGNTQLELLDSSEIRREVSSDRYVGALLDHSGGHIHPLNLAIGEANAIRLNGGRVFEQSPVTRIQHTTPAVVSTAKGQVTARYVIVAGNAYLGDKVEPELAKRSMPCGTQVLTTAPLSAEVARSLIPRNYCVEDCNYLLDYYRLTGDNRLLYGGGVVYGARDPDDIERLIMPKLLKTFPQLKGVKIDYRWTGNFLLTLSRMPQFGRLDTNIYYMQGYSGHGVTCTHLAGRLISELLRGDAERFDAFANLPHYPFPGGRSLRIPFTAMGAAYYSLRDRLGV; from the coding sequence ATGACTGAACATACCACCAGTTATTACGCCGCGAGCGCCAATCAGTACGAACCGTTTCCTGTCCTTACCGAATCGGTCACCTGCGATGTGTGCGTGGTCGGCGGCGGCTATACCGGGCTCTCCTCCGCGCTGCACCTGGCCGAGCTCGGCTATGACGTCGTGCTGCTGGAGTCGGCGCGCATCGGTTTTGGCGCCAGCGGACGCAACGGCGGACAGCTGGTTAACTCCTACAGCCGCGATATCGACGTCATTGAAAGCAGCTACGGCCCGGACGCCGCCCGAATGCTCGGCAGCATGATGTTTGAAGGCGGCAACATTATTCGCGAGCGCATCCAGCGCTACCAGATTGAGTGCGACTACCGCCCGGGCGGGCTGTTTGTGGCGCTGAACCACAAGCAGATGGAGACCCTGGAAGAGCAAAAGGCCAACTGGGAGCGCTACGGCAACACCCAGCTTGAGCTGCTGGACAGCAGCGAGATCCGCCGCGAAGTCAGCAGCGACCGCTACGTCGGCGCCCTGCTCGACCACAGCGGCGGCCATATCCACCCGCTGAACCTCGCCATCGGCGAAGCGAACGCCATTCGTCTCAACGGCGGGCGCGTTTTTGAGCAGTCGCCGGTCACCCGCATTCAGCACACCACACCGGCGGTGGTAAGCACGGCGAAGGGCCAGGTCACCGCGCGCTACGTGATCGTCGCGGGCAATGCCTACCTCGGCGATAAGGTCGAGCCGGAGCTGGCCAAACGCAGTATGCCGTGCGGCACGCAGGTGCTGACCACCGCGCCGCTCTCCGCCGAGGTGGCCCGTTCGCTGATCCCGCGAAACTACTGCGTGGAGGACTGCAACTATCTGCTGGATTACTACCGCCTGACCGGCGATAACCGCCTGCTGTACGGCGGCGGCGTGGTCTACGGCGCCCGTGACCCGGACGATATCGAGCGCCTGATTATGCCGAAGCTGCTGAAGACTTTCCCGCAGCTGAAAGGGGTGAAGATTGATTACCGCTGGACGGGCAATTTCCTGCTGACGCTGTCGCGCATGCCGCAGTTCGGCCGCCTCGACACCAACATTTATTACATGCAGGGCTACAGCGGCCACGGGGTGACCTGTACCCACCTGGCCGGACGGCTGATTTCCGAACTGCTGCGCGGCGACGCCGAGCGTTTCGACGCCTTTGCCAACCTGCCGCACTACCCGTTCCCGGGTGGCCGCAGCCTGCGCATTCCGTTTACCGCGATGGGCGCGGCTTACTACAGTTTACGCGATCGTCTTGGGGTTTAA
- the puuC gene encoding aldehyde dehydrogenase PuuC, with the protein MNFQNLKYWREKASHYSPETRLFINGEYCAAADNDTFITLDPAGQRPLAKVARGNKADVDSAVKAARAVFERGDWSQASPAQRKAVLNMLADLMEQHHEELALLETLDTGKPVRHSLRDDIPGATRAIRWYAEAIDKVYGEVASTSVNDLALIVREPVGVVAAVVPWNFPLLLACWKLGPALAAGNSVILKPSEKSPLTAIRLAGLAKEAGLPDGVLNVISGYGHEAGQALSQHPDVDVITFTGSTRTGKQLLKDAGDSNMKRVWLEAGGKSANIVFADCPDLQKAAATTAAGIFYNQGQVCIAGTRLLLEESIADEFIALLKEQAKSWQPGNPLDPATTMGTLIDSAHADTVHGFIRDGETQGTLVLDGRSHVHPAAIGPTIFVDTAPQARVGRDEIFGPVLVITRFNSEAEALALANDSDYGLGAAVWTRDLSRAHRMSRRLKAGSVFVNNYNDGDMTVPFGGYKQSGNGRDKSLHALEKFSELKTIWIALEP; encoded by the coding sequence ATGAACTTTCAGAATCTGAAATATTGGCGGGAGAAAGCCAGTCATTATTCGCCGGAGACGCGTTTATTTATTAACGGCGAATATTGCGCCGCCGCCGATAACGACACCTTTATTACGCTTGACCCGGCGGGGCAGCGACCGCTTGCTAAAGTCGCCCGCGGCAATAAGGCCGATGTCGATAGCGCGGTGAAAGCCGCCCGGGCGGTGTTTGAGCGCGGCGACTGGTCGCAGGCGTCGCCTGCGCAACGCAAAGCGGTACTGAATATGCTCGCCGATTTAATGGAACAGCATCACGAGGAGCTGGCGCTGCTGGAAACGCTCGATACCGGCAAGCCTGTTCGCCATAGCCTGCGTGATGATATTCCTGGCGCGACCCGCGCCATCCGCTGGTACGCCGAAGCCATTGATAAGGTGTATGGCGAAGTCGCCAGCACCTCGGTAAACGACCTGGCGCTGATCGTCCGCGAACCGGTGGGCGTTGTCGCCGCCGTGGTGCCGTGGAACTTCCCGCTGCTGCTGGCCTGCTGGAAACTCGGCCCGGCGCTGGCGGCGGGCAACAGCGTTATCCTGAAACCGTCGGAGAAATCGCCGCTGACGGCGATCCGCCTGGCGGGGCTGGCGAAAGAGGCCGGGCTGCCGGACGGCGTGCTCAACGTCATCAGCGGGTATGGCCACGAAGCGGGCCAGGCGCTGTCGCAGCACCCGGACGTCGACGTCATCACCTTTACCGGCTCCACCCGCACCGGCAAGCAGCTGCTTAAGGACGCGGGCGACAGCAACATGAAGCGCGTCTGGCTGGAAGCGGGCGGCAAAAGCGCCAACATTGTGTTCGCCGACTGCCCGGACCTGCAAAAAGCCGCCGCCACCACCGCAGCCGGGATCTTCTACAACCAGGGCCAGGTCTGTATCGCCGGTACGCGCCTGCTGCTGGAAGAGAGCATTGCCGATGAGTTTATCGCGCTGCTGAAAGAACAGGCGAAAAGCTGGCAGCCGGGCAACCCGCTCGACCCGGCGACGACGATGGGGACGCTTATCGATAGCGCCCACGCCGATACCGTCCACGGTTTTATCCGCGACGGCGAAACCCAGGGAACCCTGGTGCTGGACGGCCGCAGCCACGTGCATCCGGCCGCCATCGGCCCGACCATTTTTGTCGATACCGCCCCGCAGGCGCGCGTCGGCCGCGACGAAATTTTCGGCCCGGTGCTGGTCATTACCCGCTTTAACAGCGAAGCCGAGGCGCTGGCGCTGGCTAACGACAGCGACTACGGCCTCGGCGCCGCGGTCTGGACCCGGGACCTCTCCCGCGCGCACCGCATGAGCCGCCGCCTGAAGGCCGGGTCGGTCTTCGTCAACAACTACAACGACGGCGACATGACCGTACCGTTCGGCGGCTATAAGCAAAGCGGCAACGGTCGCGATAAGTCCTTGCACGCGCTGGAAAAATTTAGCGAACTGAAAACCATCTGGATTGCCCTGGAGCCTTAA
- the puuR gene encoding HTH-type transcriptional regulator PuuR — protein MSDDGLAPGKRLSEIRQQLGLSQRRAAELSGLTHSAISTIEQDKVSPAISTLQKLLKVYGLSLSEFFAEPEKPDEPQVVINQDELIEIGSQGVSMKLIHNGNPNRTLAMIFETYQPGTTTGERIKHQGEEIGTILEGEVMLTINGQTYHLVEGQSYAINTGIPHSFSNTSAGICRIISAHTPTTF, from the coding sequence ATGAGCGATGACGGCCTGGCGCCGGGTAAACGTCTGTCGGAGATCCGCCAACAGCTGGGTCTTTCGCAGCGTCGTGCCGCCGAACTGTCTGGATTAACGCATAGCGCCATCAGCACCATCGAGCAGGACAAAGTCAGTCCTGCCATCAGCACCCTGCAAAAGCTGCTGAAAGTTTATGGGCTGTCGCTCTCCGAGTTCTTTGCCGAACCGGAAAAACCTGACGAACCACAGGTGGTTATCAATCAGGACGAGCTGATTGAGATCGGGAGTCAGGGGGTATCAATGAAACTGATTCACAACGGAAACCCGAACCGTACGCTGGCGATGATATTTGAAACCTATCAGCCAGGCACCACGACCGGGGAGAGGATTAAGCACCAGGGTGAAGAGATTGGGACAATACTGGAAGGTGAAGTGATGCTGACTATCAACGGTCAAACGTATCACCTCGTTGAAGGACAAAGCTATGCCATTAACACCGGCATACCGCACAGCTTCAGCAACACCTCGGCAGGCATTTGCCGCATCATTAGCGCCCACACGCCAACGACATTCTAA
- the puuD gene encoding gamma-glutamyl-gamma-aminobutyrate hydrolase: MGNIFDKPVIGVVMCRNRLKGHLTQTLQEKYLNAVLNAGGLPIALPHALAEPELLNALLPKLDGIFLPGSPSNVQPHLYGENGDEPDADPGRDLLSMALIAAGLERRIPIFAICRGLQELVVATGGTLYRRLCDHAEFLEHREDSELPVEQQYAPSHEVQVLEGGLLSQLIPGCNTFWVNSLHGQGAKTLGPLLRVEARAQDGLVEAVSVHNHPFALGVQWHPEWNSSEYALSRLLLEGFITACQNHLAEKQRL, from the coding sequence ATGGGCAATATATTTGACAAGCCGGTTATTGGTGTCGTGATGTGTAGGAACAGGCTTAAGGGTCATTTGACCCAGACTCTGCAAGAGAAGTACCTGAATGCCGTATTGAATGCCGGCGGATTGCCAATCGCCCTTCCCCATGCGCTGGCGGAGCCTGAACTGCTGAACGCGCTATTACCGAAACTTGACGGCATCTTTTTGCCAGGAAGCCCCAGCAATGTGCAGCCGCACCTCTATGGTGAAAACGGCGATGAGCCTGACGCCGATCCCGGGCGTGATCTTCTGAGCATGGCGCTAATCGCCGCCGGGCTCGAAAGGCGCATCCCCATTTTCGCCATCTGCCGGGGTTTACAGGAATTAGTTGTCGCCACCGGCGGGACTCTGTATCGTCGCCTGTGCGATCACGCTGAGTTCCTGGAACATCGTGAAGATTCGGAGCTCCCGGTGGAGCAGCAGTACGCGCCATCACATGAAGTCCAGGTCCTGGAGGGGGGATTGCTGTCTCAGTTAATACCAGGTTGCAACACGTTTTGGGTTAACTCCTTACACGGTCAGGGCGCAAAAACCCTTGGCCCGCTGTTGCGCGTGGAAGCGCGGGCACAGGATGGGCTGGTGGAGGCCGTCAGCGTTCACAACCATCCGTTCGCCCTCGGCGTGCAGTGGCACCCGGAATGGAACAGTAGCGAATACGCCCTGTCGCGTTTGTTGCTTGAAGGTTTTATCACCGCGTGTCAGAACCACCTCGCTGAAAAACAGCGACTCTGA